The nucleotide sequence GTCGATGCTTTGGGGGCTGCCGAGTTCGAAGCTGCGCTTCATGGTGTCGGCGCCTTCGGGTTCGATCACGAACACCGTGGTGCTCGGTGAGAGGCGCTTCACCGCGCAGCTCACGCCGGCGGTGAGGCCACCGCCACCGGCCGCGACGAGTACGGCGTCGAGTTCGGCGCCGTGTGCGCGCACCTGATCGATGAACTCGAGGCCGAGCGTGGCGGTGCCGAGGGCGGTGAGCGGACCCTCGTACGGATGCACGAAGGTGCGCCCTTCGGTGGCTTCGATTTCGTGGACGCGATCGAAGGCCTGGTGGACGGTGTCGACGAGTTCCACCGTGGCACCGAGTTCGCGGCAGACGGCGATGCGATACGCGCTGGCGGTGCGGGGCATCACGACTTTGGCGGTCGTGCCAAGCGTGCGCGCAGCGTAGGCGAGCGAGATGGCGTGATTGCCCGCCGACACCGCCGTGACACCGCGCGCGAGCGTGTCGGCGCTGAGCGAACGCATCACCGTGAGCGCGCCGCGGGGCTTGAAGGAGCCGGTGCGCTGGAAGAGCTCTTCCTTGAGCCAGATCTGCGTAGCGCCCAGTCGCTCGGCGACGGCGTGATCGACCAGCTGCCGCACGGGGGTCGTGACGATCAGGTCGCCGAGCGCGGCGCGATTGGCGC is from Gemmatimonadaceae bacterium and encodes:
- a CDS encoding pyridoxal-phosphate dependent enzyme, giving the protein MTYPTEAEIRANRAALGDLIVTTPVRQLVDHAVAERLGATQIWLKEELFQRTGSFKPRGALTVMRSLSADTLARGVTAVSAGNHAISLAYAARTLGTTAKVVMPRTASAYRIAVCRELGATVELVDTVHQAFDRVHEIEATEGRTFVHPYEGPLTALGTATLGLEFIDQVRAHGAELDAVLVAAGGGGLTAGVSCAVKRLSPSTTVFVIEPEGADTMKRSFELGSPQSIDAVRTIADSLGAPRCEPYSYAMNKAFADEVVLVNDDQIRDAMRLTFRAAKLVVEPAGAAALAALLYPLRERLLGQRVGLVVCGGNIDHATFSAQLAN